Proteins co-encoded in one Jeotgalibacillus malaysiensis genomic window:
- a CDS encoding gas vesicle protein GvpG yields MIHKLVSAPINMVIKIGEKVKEEADKELYDLNTIQQKLIQLQMMYELEEIPEEVYQEKEEELLIRYEIAKQREIEQWERMTEKKEG; encoded by the coding sequence GTGATTCATAAACTGGTGAGTGCACCGATTAACATGGTCATTAAAATCGGCGAGAAGGTTAAAGAAGAAGCAGATAAGGAATTATATGATTTAAATACGATTCAGCAAAAGCTGATCCAGCTCCAAATGATGTATGAGTTAGAAGAAATTCCTGAAGAAGTCTATCAGGAAAAAGAAGAAGAGTTACTCATCCGTTACGAAATCGCAAAACAGCGTGAGATCGAACAGTGGGAGCGGATGACTGAAAAGAAAGAAGGGTGA
- a CDS encoding gas vesicle protein GvpF translates to MSETGTYIFCGIQTDKPIEGLSVELEDEKRELYTIHYKDAAIVAAKAPMKIYHPKKDNLMMHQKVVSQVMEQNDTVIPVSFGNVFKTDDDVAVLLENLYPQFEKLFPEIKGKIEVGLKAIGKQDWLERQARENPEISKAQKSAAGKSEAAAYYDRIKLGGAAQNLFKSLQKEMEKEMFEPLNDIAVASKKNDPISEKMLLNAAFLIDRDQEEAFDKKVNEIHDKWQDRLDFSYSGPWAAYNFVNIKLTVEDG, encoded by the coding sequence ATGAGTGAGACAGGTACTTATATATTTTGCGGGATTCAGACAGACAAGCCGATCGAAGGTCTTTCAGTAGAGCTTGAGGACGAAAAACGGGAATTATATACAATCCATTATAAAGATGCAGCGATCGTAGCTGCGAAAGCACCGATGAAGATTTATCATCCGAAAAAAGACAACCTGATGATGCATCAGAAAGTCGTATCACAGGTGATGGAGCAAAATGATACCGTCATTCCAGTCAGTTTTGGAAACGTTTTTAAGACAGATGACGATGTAGCCGTTCTGCTTGAAAATCTATATCCGCAGTTTGAAAAGCTGTTCCCTGAGATCAAAGGAAAAATCGAAGTCGGCTTAAAAGCGATCGGAAAGCAGGACTGGCTTGAACGGCAGGCACGGGAAAATCCTGAAATCAGTAAGGCACAAAAATCAGCTGCAGGAAAGTCTGAAGCAGCTGCGTACTATGACCGCATTAAACTTGGCGGGGCTGCGCAGAATCTCTTTAAATCTCTGCAGAAAGAAATGGAAAAAGAGATGTTTGAGCCTCTGAATGACATTGCTGTTGCGTCAAAAAAGAATGATCCGATCAGTGAAAAGATGCTGTTAAATGCAGCGTTCTTAATCGACCGTGATCAAGAAGAGGCATTTGATAAAAAGGTTAATGAAATCCATGATAAGTGGCAGGACAGGCTTGATTTCAGCTACAGCGGACCATGGGCGGCTTATAACTTTGTGAACATCAAATTAACAGTGGAGGACGGCTGA
- a CDS encoding gas vesicle protein GvpR, with translation MEIKKIMKNTSDFFDEHVAPVHKITAVEQTENEGWKLVVEVIEEKEYMKRYAKDEMVGVYDVYLNKDAEIISFVRREIRYRSAVNIEQ, from the coding sequence ATGGAAATCAAAAAAATTATGAAGAATACTTCAGACTTTTTCGATGAGCATGTAGCGCCTGTTCACAAGATTACAGCAGTTGAACAGACTGAAAATGAAGGCTGGAAGCTTGTTGTTGAAGTGATTGAGGAAAAGGAATACATGAAGCGCTATGCAAAGGATGAGATGGTTGGCGTATATGATGTATATCTGAATAAAGACGCTGAAATCATTTCATTCGTGAGGCGGGAGATCCGCTACAGAAGCGCAGTGAATATTGAACAGTAA
- a CDS encoding gas vesicle protein GvpA, producing the protein MAIQKSTDSSSLAEVIDRILDKGIVIDAFVRVSVVGIEILTVEARIVIASVDTWLRYAEAVGLLRDDVQEEGRFLSGNRDRNEAGFSL; encoded by the coding sequence ATGGCCATTCAAAAAAGTACAGACAGCTCAAGTTTAGCAGAGGTAATTGACCGCATTTTAGATAAAGGGATTGTAATTGACGCATTCGTACGTGTGTCTGTTGTAGGAATTGAAATTCTCACAGTAGAAGCACGTATCGTGATTGCAAGTGTGGACACATGGTTAAGATACGCTGAAGCCGTCGGGTTACTGCGTGACGATGTGCAGGAGGAAGGCAGATTCCTTTCTGGCAATAGAGACCGGAACGAAGCAGGATTCAGTCTATAA
- a CDS encoding gas vesicle protein GvpQ, whose translation MSIKSKIAGKVVEKAKDNMVENMQEKAEDASEELSDAKNENADKVHSKAESAKEKAQNALTSVKDKLGDATEKGAELQEKVSGKKKRKKVKGINDIKGISNLKSYRDVKSSNDIKSSYDIKHYSDIEEDED comes from the coding sequence TTGTCTATTAAAAGCAAGATCGCAGGTAAAGTTGTCGAGAAGGCGAAGGACAACATGGTTGAAAACATGCAGGAAAAAGCAGAGGATGCCTCAGAAGAGCTGAGTGACGCGAAAAATGAAAATGCTGATAAGGTACACAGCAAAGCAGAGTCTGCTAAAGAAAAAGCACAAAATGCGCTCACCTCAGTAAAAGACAAGCTGGGTGACGCCACTGAAAAAGGTGCAGAGCTTCAGGAAAAAGTATCAGGCAAGAAAAAACGTAAAAAAGTCAAAGGCATTAATGATATTAAAGGCATCAGCAATCTGAAAAGCTATCGTGACGTGAAAAGCTCAAACGATATTAAAAGTTCTTATGATATTAAACACTACTCAGATATTGAAGAAGATGAAGATTAG
- a CDS encoding gas vesicle protein GvpA produces the protein MAIQKSTDSSSLAEVIDRILDKGIVIDAFVRVSLVGIEILTIEARIVIASVDTWLRYAEAVGLLRDDVQETGLTSRDGQTQYSY, from the coding sequence ATGGCGATTCAAAAAAGTACGGACAGTTCCAGTCTGGCGGAAGTAATCGACCGGATTCTTGATAAAGGGATTGTCATTGACGCATTTGTCAGAGTTTCACTCGTCGGAATTGAGATTTTAACAATTGAAGCACGAATCGTGATCGCAAGTGTTGATACATGGCTGCGTTATGCAGAAGCAGTCGGGCTGTTGCGTGATGATGTGCAGGAAACAGGACTGACTTCAAGAGATGGTCAGACTCAATACAGTTACTAA
- a CDS encoding alanyl-tRNA synthetase produces the protein MKLFYEDVNLQTFQAKKTDEGTDQQGRRYVVLDHTAFYPTGGGQPHDTGLLNQARVYDVEEIDGTIRHYIEGTDPLLETVHGEIDWVRRFDHMQQHAGQHILSAAFENNFNLKTVSFHLGEEVCSIDLETDHVSEEVLKMAEEQANELVLENRPIETKWVSQEELQQYPLRKEVAVAGNIRLVIIPEADYNGCGGTHPTSTGQVGTIKILHTEKQRGQTRIYFVCGKRVNRQLGEKHDVLQSLTAKMSAPQEKLADAADRLLNQNKQLEKTVEELKNQLLTFEADQYQDSLVKAVFTDRPVAELQKLAKMIVEGNEEKIVLFVNETDEKLQLICGRSADSETDMNQLIKSVLPLINGRGGGKPDFAQGGGEKLMSAESLLEAWVKQL, from the coding sequence ATGAAATTATTTTATGAAGATGTGAACCTGCAAACCTTTCAGGCGAAAAAGACAGATGAAGGTACTGATCAGCAGGGAAGGCGCTACGTCGTGCTCGATCATACAGCCTTTTACCCGACAGGCGGTGGTCAGCCGCATGACACGGGTTTGCTGAATCAGGCGCGCGTCTATGATGTGGAGGAAATAGACGGGACGATCAGACATTATATAGAAGGAACCGACCCGCTGCTTGAAACGGTACACGGTGAAATTGACTGGGTGCGCCGCTTTGATCATATGCAGCAGCATGCAGGGCAGCATATCCTGTCAGCGGCTTTTGAAAATAACTTTAACTTAAAAACAGTCAGCTTCCATTTAGGTGAAGAGGTCTGTTCGATTGATCTTGAAACTGACCATGTCAGCGAAGAAGTGCTCAAAATGGCTGAAGAGCAGGCAAATGAACTCGTGCTTGAAAACCGGCCGATTGAGACGAAATGGGTGAGCCAGGAGGAACTGCAGCAGTATCCTCTCAGAAAAGAAGTCGCTGTTGCAGGCAATATCAGACTCGTCATTATTCCGGAAGCCGATTATAATGGCTGCGGCGGGACGCACCCGACTTCAACCGGTCAGGTAGGGACAATTAAAATTCTTCATACTGAAAAGCAGCGCGGGCAAACAAGAATTTACTTTGTCTGTGGAAAGAGAGTGAACCGGCAGCTTGGTGAGAAGCATGACGTACTTCAATCGCTCACTGCGAAAATGAGTGCGCCTCAGGAGAAGCTGGCAGATGCTGCTGATAGACTGCTGAATCAAAATAAGCAGCTTGAAAAAACAGTTGAAGAGCTGAAGAACCAGCTGCTGACTTTTGAAGCGGATCAGTATCAGGACAGTCTTGTAAAAGCAGTATTTACAGACAGACCGGTTGCTGAGCTGCAGAAGCTTGCTAAAATGATCGTTGAAGGTAATGAAGAGAAAATCGTTCTTTTTGTAAATGAAACAGACGAAAAACTCCAGCTGATCTGCGGACGTAGCGCAGATTCAGAAACCGATATGAACCAGTTGATTAAATCCGTGTTGCCACTGATCAACGGCAGAGGCGGTGGAAAGCCGGACTTTGCACAGGGAGGCGGAGAAAAGCTGATGTCTGCAGAGTCGCTGCTTGAAGCATGGGTTAAACAGCTGTAA
- a CDS encoding esterase: MKAVEWQNVFNEHDKHSITGDVRIVKDMEVPQLSTVKNIWIYLPPGYENSDRRYPVLYMHDAQNVFDQATSTSEEWGVDESLEKLCAEDDSYQAIVVAIDHGDDERSNEYNVYHNPKHQFGGKGEQYIAFLKDTLKPWIDSEFRTLTGPEHTMIGGSSFGAYISLYAGINYPHIFGKVMAFSLMVWQDHHSLRKLIRIGEHSPLQKVFINIGDSEDKSRRGSKLLLKDAEKIAEAFAESGFPDDRLRFDIVKDGRHHESTWRKEFPDAFKWLITP; the protein is encoded by the coding sequence ATGAAAGCAGTAGAATGGCAAAATGTATTTAATGAGCATGATAAGCACTCCATCACTGGAGACGTCAGAATTGTAAAGGATATGGAGGTTCCCCAGCTGAGTACAGTCAAAAACATCTGGATCTATCTTCCTCCAGGCTACGAAAACAGTGACAGACGTTACCCTGTACTATACATGCATGATGCACAAAATGTATTCGATCAGGCTACGTCAACCAGTGAAGAATGGGGCGTGGATGAATCACTCGAGAAGCTGTGCGCCGAGGATGATTCCTATCAGGCGATTGTCGTAGCAATTGATCACGGTGATGACGAGCGCAGCAATGAATATAACGTGTATCATAATCCGAAGCATCAGTTTGGCGGCAAGGGTGAGCAGTACATAGCCTTTTTGAAAGATACGCTGAAGCCATGGATTGATAGTGAATTCAGAACGCTCACCGGCCCCGAACATACGATGATCGGTGGCAGTTCATTCGGTGCGTATATTTCGCTATACGCAGGTATTAACTACCCGCACATTTTCGGCAAAGTGATGGCTTTTTCACTGATGGTCTGGCAGGATCATCATTCACTTAGAAAACTGATCAGAATAGGCGAGCATTCACCGCTTCAGAAAGTATTTATTAACATTGGAGACTCTGAAGACAAAAGCAGACGCGGATCCAAGCTGCTGCTGAAAGACGCTGAAAAAATTGCTGAGGCTTTTGCTGAAAGCGGATTTCCGGATGACCGGCTCCGGTTTGACATTGTAAAAGATGGCAGGCATCATGAGTCTACGTGGAGAAAAGAATTTCCTGACGCTTTTAAATGGCTGATTACGCCTTAA